TTTTTTGTCATTCACTCGCAGGGTATTACGCATGATTTATAAAGTCCACATCCCGTGTACTAAAGAAAGTTTGTCAAGCTTCCAAATACCCGTACGCGAACTACTAAAGAATGATAAACTACCCATCTTTTTGAAGAGGATTAGTAAACTGCGTCTCATTGATGCTCATTGAAAATTCATTTGAATAGACCGAATCTCGTTGAGTAGTCAGCTTCAGCCTGCATCTTGTGTGGAAGTCACCACTGCATTTGATGCCTCTGCTTATCATCATATGCTTAGGTGGTAGCAGTTGCTCGAAATAACTATTTCCACACCAACTATTCGACCAATACTCGATTGGCTTCCAGTCACCATTGGTATCCTTAGCCTCCACGATCAGGATCAAGCTTTTATCTTGCAAAGTAACTTGGGCGTATGCGTCCTCTGATACATTCGCTACGTAAATGGGAAAGCTCTTGACATGCTGAATTAAGGTGTCGTCCTGAAGCACCTGTACACTATCATCAAAAAACCTGTAAAAAAGATAACTGGCCCAGATGGGCTTCTTGGTCATTGACAATTCATTGATGGTATCGACGATTACTTGTAGGCCATGATTTGATCGCGGCAGGTCGGCAATTTCCGTGGGCATGAAAAACTGAAAGGATAGTTTAACATCATGTTTGGATGGCCCTGAAAGATCAAGTGTATCCGCAATGGAGTCCATTCGCTCTACTCTATACCAAGCATTGAGCATATATTCGGGCGAGAGGCACAAAGTCGTGGTGTCCGTAATTCCCTTGATAAAGGGTATCTTGAACTGAGCCGGTTCTCCCTTTTTAGATGTCTCAAAACCCGTTAAGAAAACTGCTGCCAACGAAAAGAGAAATAAAAATGAAAAACCAAAAAAACCAGATTGAATGAACGGCTTATTTCTCATTTCCTTCAGATTAGCATTCACTAAGGAGAACGAAGAATGACTGGAAGAAAGTATATGAAAAGTGCTTGTTCCATTACAAGCACTTTTCTTTATGAATTATTACAATGTGCTATATAGCATGACCTCTCCTCTAATTCTTTCTCAAATAAATACTTCCTGAACCTGCGTCCAACTTCATTTTCACACTGCCTGAATTCGACTTTAGACTCATTTTTTTATGCTTACTAAACGGTTCAGTTTCTTCCTTTAAAACCTTGAAATCAATATCACTTAAAATACGACTCGCGGTAGCATCAATGCTCAAACCAGCGTCTTCAGGTAGTTCCATATTGATGTATCCGTTTTCGGTAATGAGTGAGTACAATTTTGACGGAGTGGTTTTCTTGAATTCCACTTGAATATTCCCGCCAATTGTATTGGCAATAACAGGGCCAACGACATCCGTGAAGCTGACGGAGCCGTAAGAAAGGGAGACCTCGACTTCCCCCTTAAAATCGGAGATCTCTGAAGGTTGAGATCCTGAAGTCACAAAGAAAGTATTGGAATTCTTCTTTGAACAATCATCCGTATTCCACAACAGCTTCACCGAATTGGGAATGGTGATCTCGTACTTCTTATCAAAAGCCCATGCCTCCATAAAGTCAAACCCACTTTCAGATTGGTAGTCTCTAATAATAAGTTCACCGGGATTTTCAGTAATGTCCAAATACAAATTGTCGGCCGGGTCTTTAGATTCTTTACCGAGTGGTTTCAAACCTTTCTCTAAGCTTTTCTCCTTTCCCGAAAAGGACATGTAACGTATGTTTGAACTACCTGCTATGGAGTCCAGTATCAGAACATCACTTTCCAACTGATACGTCAAGCTTTCAAGATCATCGAGCTCTTCGAGTTCTTCCAGGTCATCGAGATTATACACAAAACGGGCATTCTTATTCAGGCTCTTTATGATCACCTCATCACCGTCATATCCCTTTATTTTCAAATTGGCTTGTGTACACAAGTTCAGCGTACCCGAGCTAAATTTTATCCGTTTTTCATTGTCTTGCGCATAACCTGCATTGACGATAAACAGTGCGATGAGTATTACTGCGATTCTATTCATGGTATTCAAATTATTGTTCATTAAACATGGCCAAACTGGCATATGCATTTCCCTTGACCAAAGGCAAGGATTCCGTGTCATTAATGATTTCTTCAAGGGGTGCTTTGGCGCGTTGCTCCCTCAATATCGTGACCGACTTGATGAGCTTCAATTGCACCAATGGCTCCTTTTCTTTTGCTAATGCTTCGATGATGTTGTCTCTTACCAGCTGATTATCGGGAAAGGCCATCAACGCATCAATCACTGCCAGCTTGGAATGGGTGTCAGAATCCTCCTTTAATATTTTAAAAAAGGCAATAAGAATCTTCTCATCTTCTTTCTGCTTTCTATTTAGATCTTCTATCTCGTAAATGGCTTCCAATCGCGTGCTGTTCGTTTGATCCTCTCCCAATGCCAGTATAAACTTATCTCTTGTCTCTATTTCATCCAGTTTATTGAAAGTAAATACTGTGCCTAGCGTTACCAAAACAAGGATGGTAGCGGCAATGGACAAGACTCTTATTCGCTTTCCTCTTTTGGAATCTGCAGAACCATGCAATTCGCTTTTCAGCCGAGCCTCAAAATCAGGTTGCGCTCCGAAAGGCATCTTCCCGTCGTCCCATTCATTTTTGTGCTCTTTTACAAATTTCTCTAAGCCCATACTATTCAGATATTTTCAATTCTTTTTTTAATTGCATTTTCGCTCTTCGGTACTGATTGCGCACCGTACTTTCTTTCAAGCCCAGTTCCTTGGCTATTTCTCGGTGCGTATAGTTCTCAATCAAGTAGAGCACAACGGTGATTCGGTAGCTATCGCTCAAGCCATTGATGGCCCTTTTCACTTCTTCTACTTTTAAGGTCACTTCTTCAAATCCCTCGGTTTCATCATCTTCATCGGGAATATCTATTGAGACATCCCATTTGACCATTCTTTTGTGCTTCTTCAAAAAATCCAAGGATGTATTGACTGCTATCCTTCTCAACCACGCTCCCAGGTTAAGATCATCATCAACCTTGGATATCCCTTTAAAAGCCTTAATAAATGCATCGTGCACGGTATCCTGAGCATCTTCGCTGTTTTTCAGAATTCGATAGCTCGCATTGTAGAGCATATCCTTGTGCAACTCATACACGAGCTTTTGAGCGCGAATGCTATTCTTCTTGCATGCCCGTATTAATTTCGAATCTTCCAATGGTAGTTCCCGGCGCTTTCGTTTATTGACTAACTGCCGTTTCGCTAAAGTGTCGCAAAAAAAGTTGCTTTTGGCGAAAATTAAGAGAAATGAGTAGCCAAATTATGAGAAGGAAAGGCCACCCGCTTATGATTGATAATTTCGCAAACCGTTGAAACGGCTAGGTTCGCCTTTTCCTATCAGCCGTGCTTCGGAATGAGGCAAGTAAACTTTGAACCCTTCCCGGGGATTGAGGTAATTTCGATCACCCCTTCCAATTTTTCGACCAGCTTCTTAACCGTAGCCAAACCTATTCCCGTTCCTTTTGGGCCACTGTGTTCGCCTGTATCGGAAGTCTCGAAAAGGTCAAACACTTTCTGCTGATCTTCTTTTGGAATACCCACTCCATTGTCCTTCACTTCAAGACAATAGTGAGTCTTGTTTTCTGTAATACTTACAGAGACTGTGGGGGCTTCACTGTCATTGCATTTGAATCCATTCGAGATCAAATTCATCAATATTTGACGAAATGCTTCTGCATTCAAGCGTATTAATTCAGAAGACGAGTAGAACTTCAAACTGTACTTCGGATTCGAAAACATTGATGCCAACTCTTTAGAAAGTATGCATGCTTTTATGGTAGTCTGCTCTTCCGAAATGAGCTGATCATTTTGATAAAATTTGAGCAATCCCGAAATATAATCGGACAGAGAGCGCGCCGAGTCCTTGGTCATATCTATGTACGACAGTTCTTCTTCACTTAATTTTTCTCTTGAAGAGTCCTTCAACAAATCGAGCAAACCAACAATGTTGTGCAATGGCGATTTGAGATCGTGCGAAGTGGCCGCTGCAAACTTTTCCAACTCCTCATTCCGCGTCTGCAATTCCTGTTCAGCTTGTAGCAAGTTGATGTTTAAAAGCCTACTTTCCAAAAGCAGCATCACATGCTTGGAGAGATTCGCAAGGGCATTCTTTTGGCGATCCGTCAGTATTTTGGGCTCTCGGCCAAAAACGCATAAGGCACCCAAGCGAAAACCTTGAGAATCGACGAGTGAGGCACCGGCATAAAAACGAACGCCCATTTCCGTAACCAATGGATTATCGTGAAAGCGCTCATCCAAGGTCGCATCAGCCACAATCAAAACCCCTTCATTTTGCATAATGGTGTGGCCACAAAAAGAACGCTCCCTCGGGTCTTCATTAAATGGAACACCATAATGAGATTTCATGAAGTTCCTTTCCTTATCCAATAAGGAAACCAGTGAAATAGGCACTTCGCAAATGCTTGCCAGCAACGCGGTTAAGTTATCATAGCTCTCTTCTTCGATAGTATCCAGAATGGCATACCGCTCCAATGCTTTCTGCCGCTGAGCTTCATTTTTCGGAAAGTCGGGTTTTATCATAGCTGCTCGTCTTAAGCATGGTCAAACATACGAAGCAAAAGTAAGACCGGATTTAACCGGTGTATTAAGCTCTTGTTAGCACATCCATGTAATGCGGCCGTTTCAAAGATGAATTGAAACCGTTCAAAAGGTTTTGGTTAACTCTCTCACCTATAGCCCACGGTTTAAATTAGCGACAAAGGAGCGATCTCACTGAATGTAAATCGTGGACTATTGTTCTTATAATGTCAATCGTGCTTTCGATGCGCCTTCTTAATTGCTTTTGAAAGCTCCTTGATATCCTTAACCTTCAAGTTGCGTCCTAAAGAAGCATCATTGTAAAGCAACTCAGATGTCTTGCCATCAAAAACGCTGATGTATTTATGGTTGCTGCTCTTTACCCAATTGAGATAGATAGCAGTCCCTCCTGAAGTCTGACTAATCTCAAACAACTCTCCCTCGCTCACTAATCTATACGGATGTTTGTATTTCCTAAAAACCCAATTCAAATTCTTGCGCTTGTGCTCCGTTCCGGGGTAAACACTGTATTTGACGCGTACATAATCAGGAACGTACAGCGTATCATTCTTTAGCACCGAGAGGTTCTCCTTCACTACCGCATCATAGAGTTTGTGCTCTTTTGCCTCAAATATTTTACGATTAACATACTGAAGTGCCGTCTTCAAATGAGTGAGGTGCCAGTTGTGAATCGTTGAGCGCTTATAAATATATTCCCACGCACCATTATAAGTGGTATCGCTGTAGCTTTGGGCTATCACAGGATAAACTTCGGCGGCGGGCTGAAGTTCTATGCGACAAAAAGAGAGCGTCTCCTCTTCCGTCTTCATCCAAAGGTGTAGAAAGCAAAAGTCAAAAAACCCGACCGGATAGTCATACTTTTTCAATATGACGCGCAGATGATCAATTGTAAAGAAAGAGTAGTTTCCCTTGTATTTTCCCGACCGAAATTCATCAAACGATATCAGTTCAAGTTCAGAATAATGCCAAACTTCTTTCAAGGACTTACTCAATGACTCGAGATGGTATAAGTCGCTATCCTTATAAACGAAATACGTCTTTGAATTTTTCAACCTATCGAGATGTACCTCTTCAAATTTCCCCAATGATCTGGTTTCGAGTTCTACTCTGGGACCGACATTTATCTGCGCGTCCAATTCCAAACTCAAGAGTATACATATGAAACTGACAAGAACCGTCTTGACCATTACCCGACTACTATTATTTACAATCAATCCCATAGTGATCAGAATCCTATCTCAAACACTTAGAATTATTGATGACCGCCCCACCCCGCGGAGTGCAGGCAAAAATAGAAAAAACCACCTCCCAATTGCAACGGGATCGGTAACTTTGAAATACACGAAACAAACGAACATCAGTGAGCGGATATCCAAACCATGAGATCAAAGTAAAATGGAGCATCTCCTACTCCACTGCTTGTCTTATACTACTCATTTTGGCATCGTGTAGCTCATCGGAGTCCGGTTTTAAATGGAAAACAGAACGATTGAGTGAAAAAGAAGAATACTATGCCCCTTACGATTTGTTTAGGTCAAGTAATGATCCTCCAATAGATAGTTTCGCTCATAGAATGTTTACGGAAACGCTGAGGCAATTTGATGAACCGAGCTTCTGCAGCGACAGCTTGGAATACGACGCATATCGATTTCTACTGCAAGAAGCTTTTACAAGAACGACATTGCTAAGGGTGGAAAAGCGAAAGATTCACGCCTTCCTTTATTGGCAAGAAACCACAAGGTTTGTACCGGGCGAGCCGGATGAAGTAAGCGATGAAAAGAAGACAAAAATTCCTCTTTCAGATTGGAATAAAATAGAAAGCACACTCTCTGCGATCGGCTTTTGGAAAAACACCCGAGACCAAAGAGGTCATCCAAAAACGGATGGCGGATCGCAAACTGTTGAGGGATGGTCCAACGGAGTTCATCAAATCGTATCGAGCGACTACTTGCGCTATCCGGAAAGCCAAAAGTTGACTGAACTAACGGACTACCTACTTGATAGGACGAAGTTCAGCAGAAGCTTTGAGCCGGTCATTTTGCCAGCCGGGGGATTTTAATAATACTTATCATTCCGCCTTATTCACCAAATCAATGGTAAATCCCTTTACGGCATCCACTTTGGCTATGTATTCATCAATGCTTTGGCTTACGCAGTAATCAGGTAGAATACCTACCTCATCGGGCAGCTCGGTGGCCGTGGTTTCGTTGGTATTGTTACCAACGTAAAACTCAAATTTGGTGTTCGAAAGTCTGCCTCTTTGCTGACCGCCCGTGCAAAACTGATTGGCGCCCAGCTCCTCTCCCACTATGGGTCCAAGTTCCAAGTGCTTCACCATCGACATAAAGTGACCGGTGGTAGAATTTCCCATCCCGTCCATCATGAAGTAGCAGTTCCCTGCAAAGGCATTGCCGAAAGGCTCTACTTCCGTCGTGGTTTCGGGTACTTGATAGCCCGACTCAGAGAAATAAAGGAATGGCGCGTCGGTGAGGTACTGCAAAAGGTAAACGGCCGATTCGGGCGATCCGCCGCCATTGCTGCGCACGTCAATGATCAGATTCTTCGTTTTCTTTTCACGGAGCTCATCAAAACTCTCGTCCATGAATTTGGTAAACTCCTCAAAATTGTCCGAAGAGTGGTAATAGTTAAAACTGGCCACGGTGAGGACGGCCGTTATATCATCCTGAAATTCGAGGCAAAGACCATTTTCACAACGAGGCAAAGATTGATCACCATAAGGGGCATTGGCCTTCTCTGCTTTGTTCAAAACGATGGGATCTTTCTTGCCATTTACGACAACAGTATATGTTTCAGGAAAATCGAGCGCATAAGGTATCATACCCGAAGACCAGAAATTGAAGACATGCCGCTTGGTAGTTTCAACGCTCCCCTGCGAGGGGATGTGTGGATAAATCTTACCAATGATTTCGGCCACCGATACTCTGTTGATGCTGACAATCTCATCTTTCATGCTCACCTTATCGGTATTGTTCAATGGCTCGATCACATAAAGCTTCTCGTCTACCAATCGGGTTTGGATGGGAAAGAGCAAATCGACCGGAAGCATGTTGAACTCGGGGTAAAACCAGCCCGTGCCCGAGTGGCTGCAATCAATGCTGGCCACTACATCACTGCACATCCACGAAAACTCCGCATAGGTAGTTTCATTCGTAACGGCGGCTTTGTGGTTTTCGATGTTCTGCCAAAAATCCTCTTCGGAGATGAATTTGAATACCGCGGGATGATACTCCACCATCTTGCTGCCCAATTGGTCCAAGTCGGCTCGGTACTCTTCGGGTGTGTATACTTTTTCATATAGCTCAGCGGGTGTCGGCTTCTTTCTATCGGGATATTTGATGGCTTCGACCTGGTCTTCAGCGTTAAAATTATCGGGGTTGAGCTCCAATGATTTCTCGTAATTGACCAGCGATAGTTGCGAATCTCCATTGGCCAAATAGGCTTCGCCCAGGCTATCGTAGGCATTGGACGATTCGGGAAACTCAGCCACTACCAATTTGAATACTTCTATGGCCTCAGTTACC
This genomic window from Cryomorphaceae bacterium 1068 contains:
- a CDS encoding HEAT repeat domain-containing protein; translation: MGLEKFVKEHKNEWDDGKMPFGAQPDFEARLKSELHGSADSKRGKRIRVLSIAATILVLVTLGTVFTFNKLDEIETRDKFILALGEDQTNSTRLEAIYEIEDLNRKQKEDEKILIAFFKILKEDSDTHSKLAVIDALMAFPDNQLVRDNIIEALAKEKEPLVQLKLIKSVTILREQRAKAPLEEIINDTESLPLVKGNAYASLAMFNEQ
- a CDS encoding RNA polymerase sigma factor, whose product is MEDSKLIRACKKNSIRAQKLVYELHKDMLYNASYRILKNSEDAQDTVHDAFIKAFKGISKVDDDLNLGAWLRRIAVNTSLDFLKKHKRMVKWDVSIDIPDEDDETEGFEEVTLKVEEVKRAINGLSDSYRITVVLYLIENYTHREIAKELGLKESTVRNQYRRAKMQLKKELKISE
- a CDS encoding GAF domain-containing sensor histidine kinase, which encodes MIKPDFPKNEAQRQKALERYAILDTIEEESYDNLTALLASICEVPISLVSLLDKERNFMKSHYGVPFNEDPRERSFCGHTIMQNEGVLIVADATLDERFHDNPLVTEMGVRFYAGASLVDSQGFRLGALCVFGREPKILTDRQKNALANLSKHVMLLLESRLLNINLLQAEQELQTRNEELEKFAAATSHDLKSPLHNIVGLLDLLKDSSREKLSEEELSYIDMTKDSARSLSDYISGLLKFYQNDQLISEEQTTIKACILSKELASMFSNPKYSLKFYSSSELIRLNAEAFRQILMNLISNGFKCNDSEAPTVSVSITENKTHYCLEVKDNGVGIPKEDQQKVFDLFETSDTGEHSGPKGTGIGLATVKKLVEKLEGVIEITSIPGKGSKFTCLIPKHG
- a CDS encoding S41 family peptidase: MSKVFLSTIGFAVVACLCLTRCDAQTSDSNVSATEEMAEKKPIVAVLKENSALPIEERIALFYKLKEESPDGYDFDNEDALNLFGYSLLWEEQVTEAIEVFKLVVAEFPESSNAYDSLGEAYLANGDSQLSLVNYEKSLELNPDNFNAEDQVEAIKYPDRKKPTPAELYEKVYTPEEYRADLDQLGSKMVEYHPAVFKFISEEDFWQNIENHKAAVTNETTYAEFSWMCSDVVASIDCSHSGTGWFYPEFNMLPVDLLFPIQTRLVDEKLYVIEPLNNTDKVSMKDEIVSINRVSVAEIIGKIYPHIPSQGSVETTKRHVFNFWSSGMIPYALDFPETYTVVVNGKKDPIVLNKAEKANAPYGDQSLPRCENGLCLEFQDDITAVLTVASFNYYHSSDNFEEFTKFMDESFDELREKKTKNLIIDVRSNGGGSPESAVYLLQYLTDAPFLYFSESGYQVPETTTEVEPFGNAFAGNCYFMMDGMGNSTTGHFMSMVKHLELGPIVGEELGANQFCTGGQQRGRLSNTKFEFYVGNNTNETTATELPDEVGILPDYCVSQSIDEYIAKVDAVKGFTIDLVNKAE